The genomic region TGTTGCCTTTTGATCGGCCCTAAGTCTTATGCGTGTCTGGACTTAAGAGCAAAGGTATTCATTATGAATTTAATATGCATTTCCTATTCCCAGATGCAAATAAATTTGAAATGCTAATACCTTTCTAATCACATCCATAATTAGAAGATTCTACCTCTTTCAGTTATCATAATGACAGAGGTTCCTCACAGCTAGTATTCGCTCGTCAAGCACAAAGATCCAGCGTGTTTTACGATTAAGACGCTTTTTTATGCTCAGCAACTATTACTATAATCTTCCTAACTTATGGTTGTCCCTATTATTTGGTTTACAGTTGCATTTTAAAAACTGACAACAGCTGGAATGAAACCCATTATTAATTACGTTTGAATAAGtcgacattgattttaaacttaatTTCATTGTATCGACCTCACTTGAGTATCAATGCCTCATTGTAAGACACGTCAAGAGAACTAATAATGGTTTCTGAAGTTGCAAAATATTGCTTTGTATCTAAAATCGCCCAACAAGTTGGAATGTTTTTCCCCATAGTGCCATAGCTGGGTCATCTAGCTGACATTTCCGCGGTATCCACCAAGGTTGTGTAGTCTGACCGTATTGGGTAGCGTTTGGGCCTGCGTTTTGCTTTCAGAAATATCAATGGAAACATCTTGGATTTTGTGATGGTGCTCAGTCTGATATTTTAATGTTATTTTTGGGATGCGGGTAAAAGTATGACTTTCTGATGTATTTAGTTTTGAAAGGTGTGATACCTTGTATCTTTTAGTTATAAAAATACCTTTTTATCACAACGTTCAAATTTATTGCGCAAGCTGAAGGAATTCCTATTCTAAGCCTGGGGCGCTGTCAAAATACAAAAAAGTCGAAAAAGCTTTTGTTAATGCACAAACTAATACTAAAATGTTTTAAATGAGTTAAAATAACCTTTACTTTTAAATATCATTAGTAATATGGATTACGTATAGCACCAGTCTGAAACGTGGACGCAGCTAAATTGAAGTTAAAGCAAGCTGCAGTGTTTTGGTGTGTTTGGACTGGATGTTGCagggtctcccccccccccccccccccatttctatACTTAAAGAACGTTGAGATAAACTGTAAACTATTCTGCAGACTTACTGCCAGGTTTTCCTTATCAGTTTTTATAAAttattgaatataaaagcaaatGTGTTTTCAGGATCTAATTCATACTTTACCGTAAACCAGTACTACTGATGATTAACATTTGTCTGGTTTCAGGGTACGAGTGGGAATTTAGACTTGTATAACTTGCACTGTAAAACCGTGCTAAGATGAAACAAACATCCGAAGAGCCAGAAAGATAGTTAACACTTCCAATCATCTTGGGAAAATATATTCAAAGTATTGTTATACATATATTTTTAACACTTTTGGATAACTTGCTTCTAGAATTTCATGTCACATCGTCAAATGAAAAAGCACCTCGGCTCCAAAAAAAATTAGTTGTAATGTGCGATTTTTTAAAGCTCTTCTGGGCCGATACCTAAATTGGATTTCAGTTGAAATTTACATAACAACGAGGGCCACGCTTCAATCATGCATATAACCAATTTCTAAAATTAAGACCACAGTGCCCTTCCCACTCCGTTAGAATACTAATAAAATAGTACCTCTGCTTTACAGTCATCAAAATGGCTTAATTTCATAGCATGTCTGTAGCATACTTAAAATAAATGCATGTATCAGCAATGCAATTGTGATATTCAATTCTGACGACTTAAAGCTTATTTttaaagcatggtttccctttctttctcttccGAATCGTGACGTACGATTTAGTTTGGggcattttttttaaaaggctgttgTTTGTCCTGAACACCCGAAACCAAAACAGACTGACAAGCTCTTACCAGATCTGAGTCTCTGATAAGATTTGTTGATAACCTCAGGCTTCACACTTACGCCAGTTTGGTGTTTTAATTACCGACAGAAGCTGGAGAAGTGAAACGAGACGAGTTCTGAAGCCTGTTGAATGCCCGATTTGTTATAAGTAAATAATTGTTCGGTTATTTGAAAGGCTAAAAAAAATCACGACGTCATTTTTAACAACCCGTACAGCAAATTAGAGGAAACGAGGGCATTTCTGATTTGGACGGTTTACCCACTACTCGATCTTCCGATGCAAGTGAAGATTTTGTTATAATTCAGTAAAATTCGAAGAACTATCTACTCATTTATCATGCGTCCCCGTGttaacattttttttatttttggGAAGTTACATTATTTAGATGTAAGAATGTCAGTCTTGTGAAATCCGTTTAGCAGGATGTTACTGAACAAGAAAATTTCACAAATTTAAGGCCATACCGCAATATTAAAACGGCAATCCAAACCGTCACTTTAAATATAGTTAGCGTCACTAGGACTTTCAAGTATTAAAACATCCATCCAGTTCGTTTGTTTAAAATGAAAATGCTCCATAATCACTGGTTACAAAATAGTGCTCAGCATTTTCATCATAAGTTGCTATAATTGGACTGGCATTTATGGTTTTGTAAGATAGTTATTAGTAATTTCAACCGAGTAATATATTGTACCAACATTTTCACAATTCAAGTGGTTTGAAACAAAAGTTCAGTTCAGTGTTAATCTTGTAAAATAATACACCTGTGGACAATACCGCGGAGCTGTAACGTTGAAATGATTTCACCGCCCTTAAAGTTTCACTAATATCAAATAACTCACCACGCTGCAACATTCGTGGATCTTATTCTTTGTATTAGAGTAATTCCAAATGAAAACTAAGTCACAATGTATATTCCAAGTAATTGACTGCAAGGTGAGACTTTGTGAGAATGCGGCCTAAATGTACACATTCGGCCTTGTAAACTCTAGTTGTTCACTGGCGCCATTTGTTAGAGAAACTTTTGTTTTTTTTCTCGAGATTGGAAGTTTCTCAGGCACTTCAAAACTATGGCGATGCAATCTTTCCATTGGCTTCGAATGGCTGTTGCGCCTTTGGGCGTTTTTCCTCTCTCGATAGAGGTGCTATATTTATCCTGAATTTCGTTGTATACTGTACATTTGTAGCCTGGCCGACTACTTCCCGTTCTAATTCAGCCCCCCACCCCCGGCTTTAAAAAATAAAAACATGACTTTCACCATCAGAATTTGCCATACAACGAAGAATGTAGTCATGCATTTGTGCTAAGATATTTGCAATCGTGACCTATTCTGCTTTGAAAATAATTCTGCAGTAACATCCTGAGTAATTATTTCTCGGTGGCTTAATGTTTTGCGAAGTTTATTTTTTCTCAATTGCGTTAGGGGTCTGGAATAATTCCTAAACGAGTTGATGCAAcatataaaaatattcaaaggagaAAAATAAAAGTTTATTTTTATAGTTCTAATTATAGTATGCAACATATTGAATTTaatatacaattaatatacaatattGGGAGTGATGAATGAAATCGCTAAATTCTTGCAGTAAAAAAATTCAGATTGATCGAGGCCATTTTGTATTGTAATTTTTTCCTACGTATTTATTTAAAGTTTTACTTGAAAATTATTTACTATTGTGGGAAAATGTAACTCTGCATTTCAAAAGCGCAATAAATATATCAAAAGCATAACGAAATGAATTATTCAGATGTAAACGGACAAAAAGTGCAGGTAAGGTAAATCATTTTATTACCATTACACGTTTCTTTTAGGAGCACAGAGTCTGAAGTTGGCACGCAAAATACATTTTACAACATAAGTTTTCTTGGCCTTTAAAAGACTGCATACTTAAATAAAGATTCCTCACAGGCTGACAACGTCTAAACGAAACTGTCACATTTAGTTTAAAATGTACCTTGGGTCTGTTTCACGTCAAGTCCGTTTGCTTCTTTTAAAGTctttttgttttaatcatttactAAGTTCAAATTGTGTGCCTTGTAATAATTGTTGAATAAGTTTGCTGGAAATGTAAGTTCTACTATAGCTTATCGAGGCTTTTAGCGTTGGTAAGAATTTCTCTCGCCAATCGCCATGTCTGTTTAGCCGCACTTTCCAGAGCGGAATGAGGCTTTCCTTGGAAAAGATCTAGGTTTGGAAGAAAGTAATGAGGACACCTCCGGCACTGGAGACAGGAGATGAGCTGGAGGAGAATGCCGTTGAGGCGGTCGCCAAGGCAGGACTCATCCCAGTCGGTTTCTCTCGGGTGTTTCTCGCATTCGTAGAGTAGTAGTGTCTTCATATGGTAGTTATTGAGGGGCTGCCCTGGCAACTCGAGGTGCCGATCGCGCAAAGTCTTTAAAACGGATAGGCACTTTTTCCTGCAGCCCCCCATCAGTAGCCTGTTCTCAGCCTCGCCGAACTGTAAAACCCAAGCGTCGCTCTCTGCCGAGCTCTGCTTGCCTGTCAGGGAGTAGCATTCTTTGGACAGGAGGTTGAAGCCTTCAGCCTTCACTTCGGCCACCCGGTTCGGCCCGGGCCAGGGAATGTGTGGCATAGGCCACTGAGCCGCACTCCTGGGCCAGATGCCTGTGCATTTGAAAGCTGGTGTGATCTGTACCACGTAACGCTCCCTGATTCTTAGCTTTACCTCGCTTGTGTCCGCCACCATCTTCACCACATCTCGATAACTGCATTTGTCCACTGCCTGTGCCACCAGGGTCTGAAATCGGGAACGGATCTTCCGGGCTGACAGGTAGCCAGAAGCTGTAATGAACTCGACCCAGAGGGACATGCTCCTCTTGCGCCCGTCGCTTAGTTTTAGCACAGCGCAGCCAGGCAGTGAGCCATCGTCCACGAAATTGAAGACCCCCATTTGGTTCAGGTAGAGGACCACCTCAAATTCTGTTGGAGCGATCACTTCCAACCCTTCGAAGCGCGTTTCGATCTCGCTAAGAGAACTGATGAAGCGAGGCTCTTGGACTTCTACTTCTTTAAGGACATCAGAGACCACCTTGCACACCTCTCGAATGGTCTTAGCGATTGCTGCTTTCCTAGCCTGGCATCGCTCGTTGTAGTATTTGTTCAGCTGGTAGACCAGCTTGGCTTGAGCCGCGATCATGTTGGGACTCAGGTCCGGGCTGTACACCGGAGTCTCGCAATAGGTTGAGGAATCCAATGCTTACCAATGTTCCGTGGGCACCCACTTTTTAACTGGTGCAAACCTGAAACAAGTGTATTAAATATAATGGGATAGAGGGTAGAGAGAAGTCAGCGAGACAAAATACAAATGTCAACCAAGTCCTCCAAAATCAACAACTTGTTTCTTCAAAAGGAAATGTTTCAACCAGTGGCGATTGTCGCTGAATTGAAGCGTTAATTGTGAGTGACGAAATTTGGCTGTTAtctttcatttctctctctctgccccgattCCTGATTTTGACTTTATTCCTGTGGCCACTTTTGCCCACGCTCAGGAAGTGTGTAAGAGTTTAGTTTATGAATGGTCCCCGCCGAGCAGAACATGCGCTCTGAAAGCTGGGAGGCCGAACCCCAGGCGCACGTGCTGCTGCTATTGACCAATCTGTGGCGAGCTGTCAAGAGTCGGACCAATGGGCgcggtggggacggagattggatcGGGTGGGTTAAAAAAAAGGCAGCAGCACTCCGTGTCTGCCACATCCTGCACAGCTAAGGGAATGAGGCTGCAGCGCACTGCTTTATATCAATGTTTATTTTGCACATATAGCAATTTGGTAATTTTAAAAGAATATATGATCGATATATTCAAAGCGATATTGACAGCGATGCTATTTTCTAAAACAATGTATATAAATATTGTGTGTGCTCCAAATAAAAACTAAACGAACTGAATTTTCAAACTGTGATTGTATACTTTTGGAAATGCCCATTTTTTATATTTCTGTAGATAGACTTAAAAAATAAAATAGATAAATCCATCTACTTTGTTTCCGTGAAAATCCCGTGCCTTCCGCTAAATTGGAATGAGTATTTTCTTTCGAAGTACATGCCTGCACATATGACATTAACATTGAGATTCGTTTTCTATACGTCGAGCTCTGATACTGAACCGGTGGGTATGTAAGAATGGTACTTCAAAATATAGTTTTAGACAGAACTTATGTTGGAGGTTTGAACACGGTACATTGAAAGATTTTATACAATCACAGAACTGGTTGACGAGAGGTGTAGTTTTAATCTTCATTAATCTTCGAGCGGAACATTTTCCTGTTTCCTTCCAGAACGGGCTGATGTGTTCAGACCATGGCCACGACACCGCTCTTTCCGTGGGATTGTCCGTGGCCTGGGACAGGCCGGCGGGCTTCACTTTCCAGCCGCCTTGTCCTTCTTCGAAACATTGCGGAGTCGGCCATAGATTTGTCTCGTCTCGTTTTCACCAACTTGTTCCATTTAATATTTTACTCAAACTATATtgtaaaaaaaaccctcttcaagcCACGTTATTGCTGCAGGATGCGAGGCTGAATGATTCCAGCTGACGACAGCCAAAGGAGCCTCAAACCTATGCCGAAAAGGCACAGACAGTGCGACTGGTGCGGGGCAAATCCAGTTCAGTGAGTTCGCTTCGATTTTAAAGGCGGACTTTTGATAAAGTTGCACTTCACAAAAGAGAAAGTACAACCGTGAAAACCTACATATTTAATTTAAGCTGCGAAAGACTTGCTGAGAATTACTTGAACGGCCGATTTGTTCCAATTccgataatttgtttttttttatagctATGTTTAGGAGCTACTGATGGAGTTGGTAACGTAACCAACATCCAAACAAGCAGTCCCGCTGTTTTCAGGGAGGCGTCAATTAATTCAAGAGCCCTTCAAACAAAGTATCTGTCCTCAATCGTACTTTTCATTACGGATTTTCACGGTGTATAATGGCTCCACTCAATGCGCTGCATTTAACAGCCCCGAATTCGTGATATATAGATTTGTAAAGGAATAATAAATTATTTACTTAAATGCATTGACCGTGTGCACCCCATATGAATTAAAGTTGTGTTGGCCCTGGAACCTTTACCATATTGCTATAAAAACGTTATCGGAACAAATCCTGTAAAAGCAGTCTTCTTAGCATGAATAATGAAAGACGACCGTATCAGAACCTGTAATTGAAGAGGCTTGCCACCCTTTAGCATGATGTTGGTTTTTTGAGTCCATCAGCACTTCCTTGAGGGTGCATTAAATAGAAATTGGCAGCCTGCTGGAACAGGATTCTGTATAGGGAGAataagtgagggagac from Heterodontus francisci isolate sHetFra1 chromosome 1, sHetFra1.hap1, whole genome shotgun sequence harbors:
- the mab21l2 gene encoding protein mab-21-like 2 — protein: MIAAQAKLVYQLNKYYNERCQARKAAIAKTIREVCKVVSDVLKEVEVQEPRFISSLSEIETRFEGLEVIAPTEFEVVLYLNQMGVFNFVDDGSLPGCAVLKLSDGRKRSMSLWVEFITASGYLSARKIRSRFQTLVAQAVDKCSYRDVVKMVADTSEVKLRIRERYVVQITPAFKCTGIWPRSAAQWPMPHIPWPGPNRVAEVKAEGFNLLSKECYSLTGKQSSAESDAWVLQFGEAENRLLMGGCRKKCLSVLKTLRDRHLELPGQPLNNYHMKTLLLYECEKHPRETDWDESCLGDRLNGILLQLISCLQCRRCPHYFLPNLDLFQGKPHSALESAAKQTWRLAREILTNAKSLDKL